TTCCTTGAGCGCATTCACGCCCGCCCAGCTTATCAGCGAGCATTAAAGCAAGGCGGTGCCTATCAGCTTGTAGGCTAGCTTTAGATATAAAAGTTTTTGAGAAATCATCTGCATACTACCTATATTCAGTACGACCGGATGCATTATCTGCTGGCTACGGTCGTACTGTCGGTTGCCAGCCAAATTCTGGAAGCGTCCAAAGCGCAACCATACTTTCAAGGTTCTCGTAGCGAAGCTGCTGAATAAATACTGGACAGACCAAAACTGCCTGTGTGAAGCTTAAGAACTCTACAAATGAATCTGTCTCCAACGCTGGAGGAAAAGATGGGTTCAGATATTTAGGCTAGTTGCGTAAGGCGTCATAGCGGAGAGCGCGCAAGCAGATGATTGCGCTTGAACAGTGCGTGATTCCTCAAACTCTACTGAATGTGGGTAGTTGAA
Above is a genomic segment from Pseudanabaena sp. FACHB-2040 containing:
- a CDS encoding AraC family transcriptional regulator N-terminal domain-containing protein — translated: MRNHLHTTYIQYDRMHYLLATVVLSVASQILEASKAQPYFQGSRSEAAE